The Nitrosopumilus sp. genome segment ACGTATCCCCGAACAAATTATTGAGAAAGCTAAAAAAGCAAAGGAATGTCCACACTGTGGAAAAACGCAGTATGAGTTAATTTTCACAAAACCTACTATCTTCGTTGAAAAAACTGAAATTGGTGAACATAGATTACTTCCAATTACAATTAGGGAGAGATTCTCACAAATTGTTGATGAAGATTTAGAATTATTATCATATGATCCAATTACTGCCAGGCCTGAATGGTTTATTCTACAAGCATTACCAGTACCACCTGTAACTGTTAGACCATCAATTATTCTTGAGACTGGAATTAGATCTGAGGATGACTTGACTCACAAAATGGTTGACATCATTAGAGTAAATCAACGTCTCAAAGAAAGTAAAGAAGCAGGAACTCCACCATTAATTGTTCAAGACTTGGTTGACTTGTTACAATACCACTCTACAACATATTTTGATAATGAAGTTTCTGGAATCCCACAAGCCCATCATCGTTCTGGTCGTCCTCTTAAAACATTAACTCAAAGATTAAAAGGAAAAGAAGGAAGATTTAGAGGATCATTATCTGGAAAAAGAGTAGACTTTTCAAGTCGTACTGTAATTTCACCTGATCCAAACTTGGATTTGTCTGAAGTTGGAGTTCCAGAACAAGTTGCAATGAAATTAACAATTCCTGAAATTGTTACTGAATGGAATATTGAAAGAATGAGAAAACTCGTAATTAATGGGCCTGAAAAATTCCCAGGTGTTAATTATATTGTGAGACCTGATGGTGTAAAAATTAGATTGGATTTTGTAGAAGATCGTTCTACAATTGCAGAAACTCTTGAGAATGGATACTTGATTGAGAGACATCTTGCTGATGGTGACATTGTAATGTTTAACCGACAACCATCACTTCACCAAATGTCAATTATGGCACATTATGTTCGTGTCCTTCCAGGCAAGACATTTAGATTACATCCTTCTGTTTGTCCACCATACAACGCTGACTTTGATGGTGATGAAATGAACCTTCATGTTCCACAAAGTGAAGAAGCAAGAGCAGAAGCAATTCTTCTCATGAGAGTTCAAGATCAATTAATCTCACCAAGATATGGTGGTCCAATTATTGGAGCCCTTAGAGACTTTGTTACAGGCGCATACCTTCTCACAAAAGATGATACTACACTTTCTGTACAAGAATTTTCAAATTATGCAATGCTTGGTGGTTACATCGATCCACTTCCAAAACCTGCAACAAAGACAAAAGATGGTCCAGCTTACACTGGTAAACAATTATTCTCATTATTCCTTCCCAAAGACTTCAACTATGTTCTTACATCAAAGTGGTCCAAGGGAACAAAAGGAACTCCTAAAGATGTTGTAATTAAAAATGGTGAGTTAATCAGTGGTGTGATTGATAAAACATCCATTGGTGCAGAAGAGCCTGAAAGTGTATTGCATAGAATTACTAAAGACTATGGTAATGCAGTAGGCAAAAACTTCCTTAATTCTATTCTAATTATGGTAAAACAATTCATCACTCATTATGGCTTTAGTTATGGATTTGGGGACCTTGAAGTTCCTGAAAAAGAGAGACAACAGATTCTAAACGATATTCAAGAGACTTATGATGTTGTAGCTGATCTTACAGAACAATTCAAGAAAGGAACACTCAAACTTACAAGAGGTATGAAAGCTGAAGAAGCATTAGAAGCATACATTGTTAATGAATTAGGAAAAGCAAGAGACAAAGCTGGTTCTACTGCAAATGATTCTCTTGATGACTCAAATGCTGGAAAAATTATGGCTACTACTGGTGCCAGAGGATCATCTCTTAACGTAGGTCAGATGGCAGGAGCATTAGGTCAACAATCAAGAAGAGGAAACAGATTACATGATGGTTACAATAATCGTGCATTACCACATTATCAGGAACATGATAACAATCCTGATGCTCATGGATTTGTAAAATCAAATTACAGAGAAGGACTTTCTGCATTAGAATTCTTTTTCCA includes the following:
- a CDS encoding DNA-directed RNA polymerase subunit A', producing MSVQAIKAIDGIRFSVWSPTEIRKYSVAEITAPETYDEDGMPVQGGLMDGRLGTLEPGQKCLTCGNTAARCPGHFGHIELAEPILHIAFIDNIYKLLQSTCRSCARLKVPQEDLDAFKKIKDKHAAYTVISQKRIPEQIIEKAKKAKECPHCGKTQYELIFTKPTIFVEKTEIGEHRLLPITIRERFSQIVDEDLELLSYDPITARPEWFILQALPVPPVTVRPSIILETGIRSEDDLTHKMVDIIRVNQRLKESKEAGTPPLIVQDLVDLLQYHSTTYFDNEVSGIPQAHHRSGRPLKTLTQRLKGKEGRFRGSLSGKRVDFSSRTVISPDPNLDLSEVGVPEQVAMKLTIPEIVTEWNIERMRKLVINGPEKFPGVNYIVRPDGVKIRLDFVEDRSTIAETLENGYLIERHLADGDIVMFNRQPSLHQMSIMAHYVRVLPGKTFRLHPSVCPPYNADFDGDEMNLHVPQSEEARAEAILLMRVQDQLISPRYGGPIIGALRDFVTGAYLLTKDDTTLSVQEFSNYAMLGGYIDPLPKPATKTKDGPAYTGKQLFSLFLPKDFNYVLTSKWSKGTKGTPKDVVIKNGELISGVIDKTSIGAEEPESVLHRITKDYGNAVGKNFLNSILIMVKQFITHYGFSYGFGDLEVPEKERQQILNDIQETYDVVADLTEQFKKGTLKLTRGMKAEEALEAYIVNELGKARDKAGSTANDSLDDSNAGKIMATTGARGSSLNVGQMAGALGQQSRRGNRLHDGYNNRALPHYQEHDNNPDAHGFVKSNYREGLSALEFFFHAMGGREGLVDTAVRTQQSGYMQRRLINALEHIRLEYDGTVRDPHGHIVQFLYGEDGIDVAKSDHGEAFNASRLAESQTIIDSGKKATKEEIDTLAKKYTKTFNPRLTTLVIDALHASNLSKEGVEAVCKKGLSLYNNAQVEPGQAVGIITAQSIGEPGTQMTLRTFHFAGIKERNVTLGLPRLIELVDARKKPVTPTMDIYLDEESKKNREKAIEVARNVLQTKVSALISSSETDYSTEIKLILSENRLRERGCSIAEVEAALGSNKKFKIETTGELITLKLVDESDTATVIAIRNKVLNTTVKGVPDIERVTLVQKDDEWVIQTTGSNIAKVLEVKGIDKRNVRTNNVFEIAGTLGIEAARNALINELNHTLEDQGLEVDNRYIMLVSDLMCSRGYMQQIGRHGIAGTKDSVLARAAFEITVPTIAHAALGGEIEQLKGITENVIVGSNIPIGSGTVDLYMQVSKKK